The following proteins are co-located in the Sandaracinaceae bacterium genome:
- a CDS encoding TonB-dependent receptor — translation MRRARWNLVVALSASMFALVASPALADVRTEARRHFRAGMALIQEGQVDAGVAELQVAYDILPHPNVLYNIGRAYAEAGRYEESLEYFEQYMESDPPDREEVSQFIAAIEARLAESAPPAETTVSPGTTTEPQVATPQVDVSEDDIRAIEDAAVQVEVLYETTGNPALQERAQRLRALAESLREGGEGTPATEPGETGTPGEPGTTGPGTTPERGTLPGQQLGQQRTVFEEEVVSASRFAESPIDAPNSTTTITAQDLRLSGQVALGEILRRAAGMAVMSTTPGHTDVNVRGFNQRQSNKTLVLINGRTIRLDFLATPFFQLVPFHINDIERIEIIRGPAAALYGADAFSGIINIILKNPADAESYVAAIAGSAGTMGLAASASGREGRLSYRFGASYERRDNFELFVNPNRQDLAPTASNPNVGFSALRFNADVRAALGEDQNYLMQFGTAVTSGPENSFQGIARLRELYGSDIRFAQSHFQLNTPQGIQLRAYWNNFSARVDSAETVPGGLPTSGGFESNVVDVEASFSRRFHFLVDHNLSLGVGYRFKQLDWDWGRDGTENHYNAYLQDVLTLHERLRLTLSARIDRHPLLSHVRFSPRAALVARVTEGSSIRASVGTAFRSPSFIESYIDFENRTPIRGGTALALGNQNLRPERMLSMELGYTNQDSDYFALEANVYLNFIDDLIGLNQITALPISQTFYDEEVEAFALGSTRFNNQQGRFRQIGGELGARVFPVDGLDVYANYAISDVTPLDDPTPGLEVFFQDQRTSLHQVNMGVQFRSDIGLDLSFDIHWTSSQRWAEQFDNLETGVEYRLADVPAYTLLNARVGWRLLDDKLELAVSGWNLLFSDVRMHPLGQRIDTRFIGQVTVRF, via the coding sequence ATGCGCCGCGCCAGATGGAACCTTGTCGTAGCGCTCTCCGCGTCGATGTTCGCGCTCGTCGCCTCTCCGGCTCTGGCCGACGTGCGTACGGAGGCGCGGCGCCACTTCCGCGCGGGCATGGCGCTGATCCAAGAGGGGCAGGTCGACGCCGGCGTGGCGGAGCTGCAGGTGGCGTACGACATCCTCCCGCACCCGAACGTGCTCTACAACATCGGGCGCGCGTACGCGGAGGCTGGGCGCTACGAGGAGTCGCTCGAGTACTTCGAGCAGTACATGGAGTCCGACCCCCCCGACCGCGAGGAGGTCTCTCAGTTCATCGCCGCGATCGAGGCGCGTCTCGCGGAGTCGGCGCCCCCGGCTGAGACGACCGTGTCCCCTGGCACCACCACCGAGCCCCAGGTTGCGACGCCCCAGGTGGATGTCTCCGAGGACGACATCCGCGCGATCGAGGACGCCGCCGTGCAGGTCGAGGTGCTCTACGAGACCACGGGCAACCCCGCGCTCCAGGAGCGAGCTCAGCGCCTGCGCGCGCTCGCCGAATCGTTGCGCGAGGGGGGCGAGGGCACCCCCGCCACCGAACCGGGCGAGACGGGGACACCTGGCGAGCCGGGCACCACGGGCCCCGGGACGACCCCCGAGCGCGGGACGCTCCCCGGCCAGCAGCTCGGTCAGCAGCGCACCGTGTTCGAGGAAGAGGTCGTGTCGGCTTCGCGCTTCGCCGAGTCCCCCATCGACGCCCCCAACTCCACCACGACGATCACGGCGCAGGACTTGCGCCTCTCCGGCCAGGTGGCCCTCGGTGAGATCCTCCGGCGCGCGGCCGGTATGGCCGTCATGTCGACGACGCCTGGACACACGGACGTCAACGTGCGGGGCTTCAACCAGCGTCAGTCGAACAAGACGCTCGTCCTCATCAACGGCCGCACCATCCGACTCGACTTCCTGGCCACGCCGTTCTTCCAGCTCGTCCCGTTCCACATCAACGACATCGAGCGCATCGAGATCATCCGTGGCCCCGCGGCGGCCCTCTACGGCGCCGACGCGTTCAGCGGCATCATCAACATCATCTTGAAGAACCCGGCCGACGCCGAGAGCTACGTCGCGGCCATCGCCGGCAGCGCCGGGACCATGGGTCTCGCGGCGTCTGCGTCGGGTCGTGAGGGGCGTCTCAGCTATCGCTTCGGTGCCAGCTACGAGCGGCGCGACAACTTCGAGTTGTTCGTCAACCCGAACCGCCAGGATCTCGCTCCGACCGCGTCCAACCCCAACGTCGGGTTCTCCGCCTTGCGCTTCAACGCGGACGTGCGCGCGGCACTCGGTGAGGACCAGAACTACTTGATGCAGTTCGGAACGGCCGTCACGAGCGGCCCCGAGAACTCCTTTCAGGGCATCGCCCGCCTCCGCGAGCTCTACGGCTCGGACATCCGCTTCGCCCAGTCGCACTTTCAGCTGAACACGCCCCAGGGCATCCAGCTGCGCGCCTACTGGAACAATTTCTCGGCGCGGGTGGACTCGGCCGAGACGGTGCCTGGAGGCCTCCCGACCAGCGGTGGGTTCGAGTCGAACGTCGTCGACGTGGAGGCGAGCTTCTCGCGTCGCTTCCACTTCCTGGTGGATCACAACCTGTCGCTCGGCGTGGGTTACCGCTTCAAGCAGCTGGACTGGGACTGGGGTCGGGACGGCACCGAGAACCACTACAACGCCTACCTGCAGGACGTGCTCACGCTGCACGAGCGCCTGCGCTTGACGCTCAGCGCGCGCATCGACCGGCACCCCCTCCTCTCCCACGTGCGCTTCTCGCCGCGCGCCGCGCTCGTCGCGCGTGTCACGGAGGGGTCCTCGATTCGCGCCTCGGTGGGCACCGCCTTCCGCAGCCCGTCGTTCATCGAGTCGTACATCGACTTCGAGAACCGCACCCCGATCCGTGGAGGCACCGCCCTGGCCCTCGGCAACCAGAACCTGCGCCCGGAGCGCATGCTCTCGATGGAGCTCGGCTATACGAACCAGGACTCGGACTACTTCGCGCTCGAGGCCAACGTCTACCTGAACTTCATCGACGACCTGATCGGCCTCAACCAGATCACGGCCCTGCCGATCTCGCAGACGTTCTACGACGAGGAGGTCGAGGCGTTCGCGCTCGGGTCCACGCGCTTCAACAACCAGCAGGGCCGCTTCCGGCAGATCGGCGGCGAGCTCGGCGCGCGCGTGTTCCCCGTCGACGGTCTCGACGTCTACGCGAACTACGCCATCAGTGACGTGACGCCGTTGGACGACCCCACGCCCGGCCTCGAGGTCTTCTTCCAAGACCAGCGCACCTCGCTGCATCAGGTGAACATGGGTGTGCAGTTCCGTAGCGACATCGGACTCGACCTCTCGTTCGACATCCACTGGACCAGCTCGCAGCGCTGGGCAGAGCAGTTCGACAACCTCGAGACGGGCGTCGAGTACCGCTTGGCCGACGTGCCCGCCTACACGCTGCTCAACGCGCGTGTCGGATGGCGCTTGCTCGACGACAAACTCGAGCTCGCCGTCTCGGGCTGGAACCTCCTCTTCTCCGATGTCCGCATGCACCCCCTCGGGCAGCGCATCGACACCCGCTTCATCGGCCAGGTGACCGTCCGCTTCTGA
- a CDS encoding TonB-dependent receptor, protein MTKTNENTTSPRRAAPQGAPQRARRALLMGALAALLAAVPAAPALADVRTEARRHFRAGMALIQEGQVDAGVAELQVAYDILPHPNVLYNIGRAYAEAGRYEESLEYFEQYMESDPPDREEVRQFIAAIEARIAESAGPAVAEVQDPTTGPTEPGPSTPAASEEDIVALEDTATQIETLGITANDPSLIARAERLRAMAQELRNTRGQAEPGTEPGTEPGPATEPGTEPGPESGPGAEGRIGIAEGGQDLYDESVVSSTGAAQNPLDAPNAITIITAQDIRLTGITHIGELFRRVVGVDVMNITGADVQVGIRGFNQQLSPRVLVLINGRQAYVDALGANLFAYLPVAVEDIERVEILRGPASALYGANGFSGIINIITVAPGDRAETGVTLGGGMGGTLRAQAWSSGRSGRMSYRVSAGYEQYDRWERIIGPNRLDFGEPIIGPSTAIRSKRAFGSFSFRASENVSLNLEAGVNDGRFGFQAFGSFVDWQAEGPSTHLMGTLDSNWGSVRVWWNRLSIEHGVIGPDPLLGTFVSDTLDVDARFAHELQLGSTRHNVTLGVGYRWKRIDWTFFTQTPTEDHFRVVFQDAMQLAEPLQLVVGFRLDRHPILENLQFSPRIAMVLQPAEGHAIRASYSNAFRNQTLLETYMELDFPTPAPGVTARNFGSEIARQQLGQPALRPEFIQSVELGYRNASSDSFDMEVSVFYNRVERIISIGDLLPTTLSQFGSGSLGYIDSTASFPIGTTVFSNEPGLFHVFGTEVGGRLYPVDGLDIYANYTYNQTWSVDNPRRPEEERTSAHKFNAGVQYRLGIGLDLSVDFHYASGQKWLEETFDAESNLVSQLFAQPAYYLLNARIGYRLLDDALELGVTGFNITNNRHRQHPRGQQLEARVVASATYRF, encoded by the coding sequence GTGACAAAAACCAACGAAAACACGACCTCTCCCCGACGCGCGGCCCCCCAGGGTGCGCCGCAGCGCGCACGCCGGGCGCTCCTCATGGGAGCCCTCGCGGCGCTGCTGGCCGCCGTGCCCGCCGCTCCTGCTCTGGCCGACGTGCGTACGGAGGCGCGGCGCCACTTCCGTGCGGGCATGGCGCTGATCCAAGAGGGGCAGGTCGACGCCGGCGTGGCGGAGCTGCAGGTGGCGTACGACATCCTCCCGCACCCGAACGTGCTCTACAACATCGGGCGCGCGTACGCGGAGGCTGGGCGCTACGAAGAGTCGCTCGAGTACTTCGAGCAGTACATGGAGTCCGACCCTCCGGACCGCGAGGAGGTGCGTCAGTTCATCGCCGCGATCGAGGCGCGCATCGCGGAGTCGGCGGGCCCTGCTGTGGCGGAGGTCCAGGATCCCACGACGGGTCCGACGGAACCGGGGCCGAGCACGCCAGCTGCCAGCGAGGAGGACATCGTCGCGCTCGAGGACACCGCGACCCAGATCGAGACGCTGGGCATCACGGCCAACGACCCCTCGTTGATCGCGCGCGCAGAGCGGCTCCGTGCCATGGCCCAGGAGCTGCGCAACACCCGCGGTCAGGCCGAACCCGGGACGGAGCCCGGGACCGAGCCGGGACCTGCGACGGAGCCCGGGACGGAGCCGGGCCCGGAGAGCGGGCCAGGTGCGGAGGGCCGCATCGGCATCGCCGAGGGTGGTCAGGACCTCTATGACGAGAGCGTCGTGTCGTCGACCGGTGCCGCACAGAACCCCCTCGACGCGCCCAACGCCATCACGATCATCACGGCGCAGGACATCCGCCTCACGGGCATCACGCACATCGGCGAGCTGTTCCGGCGCGTCGTGGGTGTCGACGTGATGAACATCACGGGCGCGGACGTGCAGGTCGGCATCCGCGGCTTCAACCAACAGTTGAGCCCTCGCGTGCTCGTGCTCATCAACGGCCGTCAGGCGTACGTCGACGCGCTCGGCGCCAACCTCTTCGCCTATCTGCCCGTGGCGGTGGAGGACATCGAGCGCGTGGAGATCCTGCGCGGTCCGGCCTCTGCTCTCTACGGCGCCAACGGCTTCAGCGGTATCATCAACATCATCACCGTCGCGCCGGGTGATCGCGCCGAGACGGGTGTCACCCTCGGTGGCGGCATGGGCGGGACGCTGCGCGCGCAGGCTTGGTCGAGTGGACGCAGCGGCCGCATGTCTTACCGTGTCTCCGCGGGCTACGAGCAGTATGACCGCTGGGAGCGCATCATCGGGCCCAACCGACTGGACTTCGGGGAGCCCATCATCGGGCCCAGCACCGCCATCCGCAGCAAGCGCGCCTTTGGCTCGTTCTCGTTCCGCGCGAGCGAGAACGTCTCACTCAACCTCGAGGCTGGTGTCAACGACGGGCGCTTCGGGTTCCAGGCGTTCGGGTCCTTCGTGGACTGGCAGGCAGAGGGACCCAGCACCCACCTCATGGGCACCCTCGACAGCAATTGGGGATCCGTCCGTGTCTGGTGGAACCGGTTGAGCATCGAGCACGGCGTGATCGGACCGGACCCCCTGCTGGGGACCTTCGTGAGCGACACGCTCGATGTGGACGCGCGCTTCGCTCACGAGCTGCAGCTCGGCAGCACGCGGCACAACGTCACGCTCGGCGTCGGCTACCGTTGGAAGCGCATCGACTGGACGTTCTTCACGCAGACTCCCACGGAGGACCACTTCCGCGTGGTGTTCCAGGACGCCATGCAGCTGGCCGAGCCGCTCCAGCTCGTCGTCGGCTTCCGCCTCGACCGGCACCCCATCCTCGAGAACCTCCAGTTCTCACCGCGTATCGCGATGGTGTTGCAGCCCGCAGAGGGGCATGCCATCCGCGCCTCGTACTCCAACGCGTTCCGCAACCAGACGTTGCTCGAGACGTACATGGAGCTCGACTTCCCGACGCCCGCGCCGGGTGTCACCGCTCGCAACTTCGGCTCGGAGATCGCGCGCCAACAGCTGGGCCAGCCTGCGCTGCGCCCCGAGTTCATCCAGTCGGTCGAGCTCGGTTACCGCAACGCGTCCTCCGACAGCTTCGACATGGAAGTGTCGGTCTTCTACAACCGCGTCGAGCGCATCATCTCCATCGGTGACCTGCTCCCCACCACCCTCTCGCAGTTCGGCAGCGGCTCGCTCGGGTACATCGACAGCACCGCGTCGTTCCCGATCGGCACCACGGTCTTCAGCAACGAGCCTGGTCTGTTCCACGTGTTCGGCACGGAGGTGGGTGGTCGCCTCTATCCCGTGGACGGCCTCGATATCTACGCCAACTACACGTACAACCAGACGTGGTCGGTGGACAACCCGCGTCGTCCGGAGGAGGAGCGCACCAGCGCTCACAAGTTCAACGCGGGCGTCCAGTACCGCCTCGGCATCGGGCTCGACCTGTCGGTGGACTTCCACTACGCGAGCGGCCAGAAGTGGCTCGAGGAGACGTTCGACGCGGAGTCGAACCTGGTCAGCCAGCTGTTCGCCCAGCCGGCCTACTACCTGCTCAACGCCCGCATCGGCTATCGCCTGTTGGACGACGCCCTCGAGCTCGGCGTCACGGGCTTCAACATCACCAACAACCGTCATCGTCAGCATCCCCGTGGGCAGCAGCTCGAAGCTCGCGTCGTCGCCTCCGCGACCTACCGCTTCTAG
- a CDS encoding serine/threonine protein kinase, with protein MIGRVINDRFRIVSVIARGGMGKVYRAEQAPLGRQIALKVLEATYEGDSDPEFHKRFFLEASTQSKLTHPNTVTIFDYGKTEDDVYFIAMELLEGRTLHRYLRDEAPLSASKATHIARQICRSLREAHSLGIIHRDLKPANVFLVQHGEQADFVKVLDFGLVKDLGDKGEDLTQTGLFMGSPKYMSPEQIRGDRVDGRADIYALGVLLYEMLTGRAPFERPNSVNILMAHVHEDVPPMATHHVEVHPALEGLVRRALAKAPGDRFSSMDEMLSALTNVASEQGLAVSRSGDLGISGEFAGGSGSTTLSRADLIVPSSDGGLDSLGGLTSSSDAQARRGSAKWVLLVALLLLSVLAVAFALVRSGRSGDEAPAPVVATPAAPTEPEHVDDVTPSSPGALTTEVTIVSEPPGAQVRIGDSEEVHTTPVSFTWTGDDARRGRSVTFRFQLEGYRDLNAVRTVVGREMHVSGRLQPIDSEQERARRPPTTSRSTSTSGSMEGSESSVGLMGYKLEPY; from the coding sequence ATGATCGGGCGCGTCATCAACGATCGTTTCCGGATCGTTTCGGTGATCGCGCGCGGGGGGATGGGGAAGGTCTACCGAGCGGAGCAGGCGCCGCTCGGTCGCCAGATCGCGCTCAAGGTGCTGGAGGCCACGTACGAGGGCGACAGCGACCCCGAGTTCCACAAGCGCTTCTTCCTCGAGGCCTCCACGCAGTCGAAGCTGACGCACCCCAATACGGTGACGATCTTCGACTACGGCAAGACCGAGGACGACGTCTACTTCATCGCCATGGAGCTCCTCGAGGGGCGGACGCTGCATCGCTATCTGCGCGACGAGGCGCCGCTCTCGGCGTCGAAGGCGACGCACATCGCTCGGCAGATCTGCCGCAGCCTGCGCGAGGCCCACTCGCTGGGCATCATCCACCGCGACCTGAAGCCGGCGAACGTGTTCCTGGTGCAGCACGGCGAGCAGGCCGACTTCGTGAAGGTGCTGGACTTCGGCCTGGTGAAGGATCTCGGGGACAAAGGGGAGGACCTCACGCAGACGGGACTCTTCATGGGCTCTCCCAAGTACATGTCGCCCGAGCAGATCCGCGGCGACCGCGTCGACGGTCGTGCGGACATCTACGCGCTGGGGGTGCTGCTCTACGAGATGCTCACGGGACGCGCGCCCTTCGAGCGTCCCAACTCCGTCAACATCCTCATGGCGCACGTCCACGAGGACGTCCCGCCGATGGCGACGCACCACGTCGAGGTGCACCCCGCGCTCGAGGGGCTGGTGCGGCGAGCCCTCGCGAAGGCACCGGGGGACCGCTTCTCCAGCATGGACGAGATGCTCTCCGCGCTGACGAACGTCGCCAGTGAGCAGGGGCTCGCGGTGTCACGCAGCGGCGACCTGGGGATCAGCGGGGAGTTCGCTGGGGGCTCGGGCTCCACGACATTGTCCCGCGCGGACCTGATCGTCCCCAGCTCCGATGGGGGCTTGGACAGCCTCGGTGGGTTGACCTCCAGCTCTGACGCCCAAGCGCGTCGTGGCAGCGCCAAGTGGGTGCTGCTGGTCGCGCTCCTGTTGCTCTCCGTGCTCGCTGTCGCGTTCGCGCTCGTGCGCTCCGGCCGTTCGGGAGACGAGGCGCCAGCGCCCGTCGTGGCCACCCCCGCCGCTCCCACCGAGCCAGAGCACGTCGACGACGTGACCCCCTCGTCCCCCGGGGCGCTCACGACGGAGGTGACCATCGTGTCGGAGCCCCCCGGGGCGCAGGTGCGCATCGGCGACTCCGAGGAGGTCCACACGACGCCTGTGAGCTTCACCTGGACGGGAGACGACGCGCGGCGCGGACGCAGCGTGACCTTCCGCTTCCAGCTCGAGGGCTACCGCGACCTCAACGCAGTGCGCACCGTCGTCGGTCGCGAGATGCACGTCAGCGGCCGCCTCCAGCCGATCGACAGCGAGCAGGAACGCGCTCGCCGCCCACCAACCACTTCCCGAAGCACGTCCACCTCCGGCAGTATGGAGGGGAGCGAGTCCTCCGTGGGGCTCATGGGATACAAACTCGAGCCGTACTAA
- the xseB gene encoding exodeoxyribonuclease VII small subunit: protein MPPPPKRPRAEPLSDTRRGPADEHGADLRAASFESVMDELQTVVGRLEEGELSLEESLAAFELGVRLSREGSRRLEAAERRVEALLDNGPPDADRPGGPEISSP, encoded by the coding sequence ATGCCTCCCCCCCCGAAACGCCCCCGCGCCGAGCCCCTCTCGGACACCCGCCGAGGCCCCGCCGACGAGCACGGCGCGGATCTCCGCGCGGCGTCCTTCGAGTCGGTCATGGACGAGCTGCAGACCGTGGTCGGTCGGCTCGAGGAAGGCGAGCTGTCCCTCGAAGAGTCGCTCGCCGCCTTCGAGCTCGGCGTGCGGCTGTCCCGTGAAGGGAGCCGGCGACTGGAAGCCGCGGAGCGTCGTGTCGAGGCGTTGCTCGACAACGGGCCGCCGGACGCCGACCGGCCTGGCGGCCCCGAGATTTCGTCCCCCTGA
- a CDS encoding HEAT repeat domain-containing protein, with the protein MPHDAPRSVLQHAPALLARWTVALGLAALTLVRTAEAQAPWWAPRYGEPLEATTVAERTRAAEHLGRETVRSRVTAANARLVLALPAERHPVVRDAIIVALGRLAHPDALEALVSELATSRSREAQRLLWAIAAVAEAGSARASSVLVDQLATRGRTEYAREALQRAGVAALPALLRALRDATDGRTEIARAIGALRSHQATPSLLRALDGEWQSVEGVALLEAIASVADPRARGGALRALARSDDLRVQRAALHALSTLGVGAGAEAIEPLLDSEDGALASQALETLLQIDPPRGAEALTASVAASDPTRVQQAAELALAWRHPRVVPVLFGLVNEGTRAERALSALAELDDGAGVGVLLHVARESPQHASAARTGLSLALRRYAAALPRGQRRDALDEIAREPGDRAALLRALARDASVIPDLRQALGDAAPITRLRAAHALMALGDAGEGLGPPLFEAARRETSDAVFQELVYAYVHTRSSCPQQIAGVRDRLRAASTRDAALLLLSGCGAELPASLGREVAHEARRQLRSRSTSSRATAAWSLSRLGDPQATRTLLSHLEAESDPWVRRALARAVWVLAEPEHAAHARNASRMETDARAAAWLREAGRGPRGGRRFESHGEEVLRVQLRPVDPVPEGLTVDVRLDDGRALRITTYSDALLLLPDLAAGVADVEVAPTPALAPR; encoded by the coding sequence GTGCCCCACGACGCCCCCCGCTCGGTGTTGCAGCATGCCCCCGCGCTCTTGGCGCGCTGGACCGTCGCGCTCGGCCTGGCGGCCCTGACGCTGGTCCGCACTGCAGAGGCCCAGGCGCCGTGGTGGGCCCCACGCTATGGCGAACCCCTCGAGGCCACCACGGTCGCCGAGCGGACCCGCGCTGCAGAACACCTCGGGCGTGAGACCGTCCGCTCCCGGGTGACCGCCGCGAACGCCCGCCTGGTCCTCGCGCTCCCGGCCGAACGTCACCCCGTCGTGCGGGACGCGATCATCGTCGCGCTGGGCAGGCTGGCGCATCCCGACGCGCTCGAGGCCTTGGTGAGCGAGCTCGCGACCAGTCGCTCGCGCGAGGCGCAGCGCCTGCTCTGGGCCATCGCGGCCGTGGCAGAGGCAGGCTCCGCGCGGGCGTCGTCGGTGCTGGTGGACCAGCTCGCGACGCGCGGGCGCACGGAGTACGCGCGCGAAGCGCTCCAGAGGGCTGGCGTCGCCGCGCTGCCGGCGCTGCTCCGGGCGCTGCGAGACGCGACCGACGGCCGCACGGAGATCGCCCGTGCCATCGGCGCGCTGCGGTCTCATCAAGCCACGCCAAGCCTGCTGCGCGCCCTGGACGGCGAGTGGCAGAGCGTCGAGGGTGTGGCGCTGCTGGAAGCCATCGCCTCCGTCGCGGACCCGCGGGCGCGCGGCGGCGCGCTGCGAGCGCTCGCCCGATCGGACGACCTGCGAGTCCAGCGCGCGGCCCTGCACGCGCTCTCGACGCTCGGAGTGGGGGCCGGCGCCGAGGCCATCGAGCCCCTGCTGGACAGCGAGGATGGAGCACTCGCCAGCCAGGCGCTGGAGACGCTGCTGCAGATCGACCCGCCCCGGGGCGCGGAGGCGCTGACGGCCTCCGTCGCGGCGAGCGATCCCACTCGAGTGCAGCAAGCGGCCGAGCTCGCGCTGGCGTGGCGTCACCCGCGCGTCGTGCCCGTGCTGTTCGGGCTCGTGAACGAGGGGACCCGCGCGGAGCGAGCGCTCAGCGCGCTCGCCGAGCTCGACGACGGCGCAGGGGTCGGCGTGCTCCTCCACGTGGCGCGCGAGAGCCCGCAGCACGCGTCCGCCGCGCGCACGGGTCTCTCGCTTGCGCTGCGCCGCTACGCGGCCGCCCTCCCGCGTGGCCAGCGGCGCGACGCCCTCGACGAGATCGCTCGCGAGCCCGGCGACCGCGCGGCGCTGCTGCGTGCCCTCGCACGGGACGCCTCCGTCATCCCGGATCTACGCCAGGCCCTCGGGGATGCCGCGCCCATCACTCGCCTGCGCGCCGCTCACGCCCTGATGGCCCTGGGCGACGCGGGAGAGGGGCTGGGCCCCCCCCTCTTCGAAGCCGCCCGCCGTGAGACGAGCGACGCCGTGTTCCAAGAGCTCGTGTACGCCTACGTGCATACGAGGTCCTCGTGTCCCCAGCAGATCGCCGGCGTGCGTGACCGCCTGCGCGCCGCGAGCACGCGCGATGCCGCGCTGCTGCTGCTCTCGGGGTGTGGCGCGGAGCTCCCCGCGTCGCTCGGACGCGAGGTCGCCCACGAGGCTCGCCGGCAGCTGCGGTCCCGGTCCACGTCGTCACGGGCGACCGCCGCCTGGTCCCTGTCTCGGCTCGGCGACCCGCAAGCCACCCGCACGTTGCTCAGCCACCTGGAGGCGGAGAGCGACCCGTGGGTGAGGCGCGCGCTGGCCCGGGCCGTGTGGGTCCTCGCGGAACCCGAGCACGCCGCCCACGCTCGCAACGCATCCAGGATGGAGACGGACGCGCGGGCGGCCGCATGGCTGCGCGAAGCCGGCCGCGGTCCCCGTGGGGGGCGGCGGTTCGAGAGCCACGGCGAAGAGGTCCTGCGGGTGCAGCTCCGGCCGGTGGACCCGGTCCCCGAGGGTCTGACGGTGGACGTACGCCTCGACGACGGCCGCGCCCTGCGCATCACCACGTACTCGGACGCGCTGCTGCTGCTCCCCGACCTGGCCGCAGGCGTCGCGGACGTCGAGGTGGCCCCCACCCCGGCGCTGGCGCCGCGCTGA